A genomic stretch from Gardnerella leopoldii includes:
- a CDS encoding InlB B-repeat-containing protein, whose protein sequence is MAERKDLHGDVVPRRTLRKAHAVKRSRALRKGVAGVAVASTLAMMLPSVVASALQPTQKDIIDASNMTQKMGKGKPDVDELNMQRWGAGVLNKSAQTQKFVELARHDAQMQQLREAQQREIEQREINKSEAKQHESQQQETQQREIDSQLGSSSEQVNFGHSYGTIENAQNTRDLQNLQNAKNIESANSNKASNSVQSATPTKTSEIKNATLGSKSNVAENTVNAVGSAGSAAVSAPAPVQNTNAQPSSTHTENTNTVSNANTTKVRARTSADGSNSASNGSSVAPANNAPISQTAAPADNTTAPSTPVTSTGTEANAGAGTAAIPGADTTAQGNAQVSSAQGQGTESSTQGSQGSAQGSQTNTQGENTRVPGEGKSTTHSASGSTPAPESRSTSSNQPTPSPSPAPTSGTQNAGTTTNNAATDPDSQVIKPNTDNPEAKSTEQANEQVQTDTKPKATYNLQIRYTIGGAANKQLVQPYELTIDQEDFDKLDKDGKYEYIELPQAAGYRPSVYHSGDYQYYIKNDEGKFVIDDGTDADAKRYLRLSKKLITEYAVKKRPAVGANNGAQAPQASSSQTTSQSSSSAQPAVEDGIQYYGELNINYAPKTAKYYVRHLVQDLDNKDEFHDAPNLGVGKTIEVTYKDGKKERIHVTEVTGTVGSDVSAVALYIPGYEPEHNLISSPLSDSEDEKDKLVLNLRYYRKAYEVTYDSAGGTDVTAQKVYYDQEVPAVPEPTYRGHKFLGWQVVKPGDTNQSNTSGSPLIKGNSTNYKMPDHNVRFRAVWEANNTTSYRVNVWVQKADLVDKEHPDSLVNYDFVGLVERTNVQTDSDVVLDKMDDAGVAKDTDELNGKSETDYVTNPELGLTKEELQGTDANNHKDGLISKFNWMNDTPVTSLDGYDTEHPGDANNKGKDLFTRYFHVNKKLTKELNSEEHNLVQGRPDLGKRSKAKLCANDLNNTLNLVYDRNEYELIFAKPAGVNRGDNVAIKRKDENGKTTIYCYAGGGGCSDKYDKKDKDDNDNAINHKGYRVKVRYGQKLTDIWPDVNELYFSEEGKGSLGWQLGFAGDIKYRDTPPYRFTKEEFADPEFRAVFKKDQKDKVAPRISDDPEKTPQTTYELKDNQRLLTADSSDQSQPIQVIIRKQSIASAKKGGTASDDDYELSTDSYSKDDTPNTGYDYPAPSIAGFNPADGYDKTKVGDALDSDDFKDNLEVWYNESHAHGDWDDLSEDEQKAFAKKYHLAFRKYRGVPVDEQENYKGDENEFNDNKPLEFKYDRQSYDVQFYNADGKAISNAKDGAATERLPYEYSLTKRGKKDLTGEDKDLYGKDTSYDDSVTKDNANDTSKQFDGKYTFTLNGKTYSITRPNNLPKDYVFKGWAVDQAGSQLINGESEDAKGESKDKSKAKDITMPVNGIKLYAAWGKPTNIKHTVTFNYNMPNIDGNGNEVAGTNVVKKKEFARYHVIDEKDEIGTPTRKGYDFYGWEINKNGKTLPYAFGNKVVEDITLNAVWVKDTRYKGTFKHIFLKPGYTISDYKNAVTKEAKAAMVDHTAEQTVSGLREHLRYNAEAVYSDETHFPDKHFTSFEASSTESENTGEFIYQTYNMRKYKVRYVTIGKDGKEKELLPESEVSSVNRKYDVVFYKPIEGFKPENTQQRIEYVTDAYGKQKADDIRTITFRYDDVRVLKRKDDYQARPDHYTRYVFKVADGQDSMGSVVDWQNKDVADGSALVYDAIKGTKAYQMPLPTVKAKPGFEFAGWTSKVGSSEVGSHTLQYSDGVNRLPIRSEEQNNPEVIYTANFKIKAPVAIDTKVLKPIDTLNPADPTAAKALITNADEYPSDATFSFGKDEKFDNTPGLHKIKVQVHLDGNIAETEVLYRTLPDLVYGSEWEKFKATDYGSKHKDEYVPITFTGKNDEGTIIGHDGDNSNHPDDGDTTLTAYVYKGKDVRIRVPQAFGKDHSADNYHYVFKGWATNVVKPTAENPNPEQKYDIDSEGRYKDVKVNDNSGITYNAVYKKIEYFSSSSDGGEVPKDAVVAIFKPAPGRLWSDGTSGPKVFYVKKGTDISQITKIINGKQVNVLEMLKGSLTGATGTWKRSSMLNDGKKVTEVKDVADVTGDWKDGWKVNEPFQEFVADQTPWTEPAVQTDYLVAVQDDPDTLPKLTDFITNMPQLKADAAVNNGIEDIKVEYDLPTEAEQNKFKQKMLKKPALYTVPLKVTVKYKDAVDYKAYRLVGRLKVLYQLMYPESLPKNDSQQSSLQTGANAERKLVFDKTKYVSVNFINAQSDNKSPNGKGEFAEGSRELYYAYKQSASGVRAPQVIGKDYDAKGYHYEFQGWEMQAATAPVANSTNTPNITNGTNTAASVVPVVTLVATAAPTPTTVSNPPKIKLYSSAEIAGMKFSGNTTFIARYKLVPNVIDASQQDDIPDGYVATIFLPGFGRTWADGSYKPKLLYIRHGKDKEDNIKFAQKVANDTAAELSGFTKWQMYDAKSRKSNILLHDNWDISRPRIFVAEQNGADGVKIPETVVGVGDKIPNVNKLVHSADPKVSVSVDENAKVDVSKPGISTIMVNVTKPTDEIDKTIGKQKTVTTKLPVHVYVLPNVIADNDLPAKGTAAAKFIEKNYTKVTYVAGKGGSLQKSPLESAGDKIVSVYWVRNGATNLLMPVPDVLADKGYVFKDWSSNTTEKPAALADKRKATEEEREALARMAIMDGMPYVAKLIRNSDKYTLAALQNLLNEAQKQHAAQVYNAKREELAQVAERNHKTDLASEIHQSHDSLQKIKDKLVQNGIDVDKVIEQVHEKTLLVKLAKEAGQPWLAKQISNSMYSSIEALKNLMQEAGIDLTFANLENAIDSYVLDEQREVLAELADEADKPFVAKIIRSSKKSSLEALKQVLRNAGVNPEISLPKPHSKHEITITANFEKMAPMRFKFSGSAREGMLTNFTLQNMTEGSGDATNKITVDGKEVTINELISKVTNSVNGINATCAGTACKISGTPKIVNGKPKVELTFTTTDKYGREAEIAVEIDVISESKPNSPTPAPIPSPAPAPEQPTPVPEQVIPSLDSSTSYDVTIEDEKKQEKDLKETVEAKLELAKTGSDTVSSASAGILSAAIAAIGLAVVKTGKHHRKRRNNK, encoded by the coding sequence GGTAAATGCTGTTGGGTCTGCTGGATCTGCTGCAGTAAGTGCGCCTGCGCCAGTGCAGAATACAAACGCACAACCTTCAAGCACTCACACAGAAAATACGAATACAGTAAGTAATGCAAATACGACAAAAGTGCGTGCTCGTACGTCTGCTGATGGCAGTAATAGTGCTTCCAACGGGAGTAGTGTAGCTCCTGCAAATAATGCACCTATATCTCAGACTGCGGCTCCTGCAGATAATACAACTGCGCCGTCTACTCCTGTAACTTCAACAGGTACAGAAGCTAACGCTGGTGCTGGAACTGCAGCGATCCCAGGTGCAGATACAACTGCACAAGGTAATGCGCAAGTGTCAAGTGCGCAAGGGCAGGGTACAGAAAGCTCTACACAAGGTTCACAAGGCTCTGCTCAAGGTTCGCAAACCAATACACAAGGTGAAAATACAAGAGTCCCAGGCGAAGGTAAAAGTACTACGCATTCAGCTTCTGGCTCAACACCTGCTCCAGAGTCTAGGTCTACTTCGAGCAATCAGCCAACGCCTTCACCTTCTCCTGCACCGACCTCTGGCACACAGAACGCTGGCACAACAACTAATAACGCAGCAACTGATCCAGACAGCCAGGTAATTAAGCCGAATACGGATAATCCAGAGGCGAAGAGCACAGAGCAAGCCAACGAACAGGTACAAACCGACACTAAGCCAAAAGCTACGTACAATTTGCAAATTCGCTATACGATTGGCGGTGCTGCGAATAAGCAGCTTGTACAGCCTTATGAGCTTACAATTGACCAAGAAGACTTCGATAAGCTTGACAAAGATGGTAAGTACGAATACATTGAGCTTCCGCAGGCTGCTGGATACCGTCCATCTGTATACCATTCCGGGGATTATCAGTACTACATTAAAAACGACGAAGGCAAGTTTGTTATTGACGACGGTACGGATGCGGATGCTAAGCGCTACTTGCGTTTGAGTAAGAAGCTGATTACTGAGTATGCTGTAAAGAAAAGGCCTGCTGTTGGAGCTAACAACGGCGCTCAAGCCCCGCAAGCCTCGTCATCTCAAACAACTTCGCAATCTTCATCATCTGCGCAACCGGCAGTAGAAGACGGCATTCAGTATTACGGCGAGTTGAATATCAACTACGCTCCTAAAACAGCTAAGTACTATGTGCGTCACTTGGTGCAGGATCTCGATAATAAGGATGAGTTTCACGATGCTCCAAATCTTGGCGTTGGCAAGACTATTGAAGTAACTTACAAAGATGGCAAAAAAGAACGTATCCACGTCACTGAAGTTACTGGCACTGTTGGTTCAGATGTGAGTGCTGTAGCTCTGTATATTCCAGGCTACGAGCCGGAGCATAATCTTATTAGCTCGCCACTTTCTGATTCTGAAGATGAAAAAGACAAGCTAGTTTTGAACCTTCGTTACTATCGTAAGGCGTATGAAGTTACTTACGATTCTGCTGGCGGCACGGATGTTACTGCTCAAAAAGTGTATTATGATCAGGAAGTGCCTGCGGTTCCAGAACCTACATATCGTGGTCATAAGTTCCTTGGGTGGCAGGTAGTAAAACCAGGGGATACTAATCAATCAAATACTTCTGGTAGTCCACTAATTAAAGGAAATTCTACTAACTACAAGATGCCGGATCACAATGTGCGATTCCGCGCAGTTTGGGAAGCTAACAATACTACCAGCTACCGCGTGAACGTGTGGGTACAGAAGGCGGATTTGGTAGACAAAGAGCATCCGGATTCGCTTGTAAACTACGACTTTGTTGGTCTTGTTGAGCGCACGAATGTGCAAACTGATAGCGACGTTGTGCTCGATAAGATGGATGATGCTGGTGTTGCTAAAGATACTGATGAGCTTAATGGTAAAAGCGAAACTGATTATGTAACGAACCCGGAGCTTGGCTTAACAAAAGAAGAGCTGCAAGGTACAGATGCGAATAATCATAAAGATGGCTTAATTTCAAAGTTCAACTGGATGAACGATACGCCTGTAACAAGCTTAGACGGGTATGATACTGAGCATCCTGGTGATGCTAACAACAAGGGTAAGGACTTATTCACTCGCTACTTCCACGTGAATAAGAAGCTGACTAAAGAGCTTAACAGTGAGGAACATAATCTTGTGCAGGGTCGCCCAGATTTAGGCAAACGCAGTAAAGCGAAGCTTTGCGCAAACGACTTAAACAACACTCTTAACTTAGTTTACGATCGCAACGAGTACGAGCTTATTTTTGCTAAGCCTGCTGGCGTAAATAGGGGTGACAATGTTGCTATAAAAAGAAAAGATGAAAACGGCAAAACAACTATTTATTGCTATGCTGGCGGTGGCGGTTGCTCGGATAAGTATGATAAAAAAGACAAAGATGATAATGACAATGCAATTAACCATAAAGGCTACCGCGTAAAGGTTCGTTACGGTCAAAAGCTTACTGATATTTGGCCTGATGTAAATGAATTATATTTTAGTGAAGAGGGAAAAGGCTCTTTAGGGTGGCAGCTTGGATTTGCGGGGGATATAAAGTATCGTGACACTCCTCCGTATCGTTTTACTAAAGAAGAATTTGCTGACCCTGAATTCCGTGCTGTTTTTAAAAAAGATCAAAAAGACAAAGTAGCACCTAGAATTAGCGATGACCCTGAGAAGACTCCTCAAACTACATACGAGTTAAAAGATAATCAGCGTCTGCTTACTGCTGATAGCAGTGATCAAAGTCAGCCTATACAGGTGATTATTAGGAAGCAAAGTATTGCATCCGCTAAAAAGGGTGGTACAGCAAGCGATGACGATTATGAGCTTTCTACCGATTCTTATAGCAAAGATGATACTCCCAACACTGGCTATGATTATCCAGCTCCATCTATTGCTGGTTTTAATCCTGCTGATGGTTATGATAAGACAAAAGTTGGTGATGCGTTAGATTCAGACGACTTTAAAGATAATCTGGAAGTGTGGTATAACGAATCTCATGCTCATGGGGATTGGGATGATTTAAGTGAGGATGAGCAGAAAGCTTTTGCTAAAAAGTATCATTTAGCATTTCGAAAGTATAGGGGCGTTCCAGTAGATGAACAAGAAAATTATAAAGGTGATGAAAATGAATTTAATGATAACAAACCACTTGAGTTTAAGTATGACCGCCAGTCGTACGACGTGCAGTTTTATAATGCGGACGGCAAGGCTATAAGCAACGCAAAGGATGGCGCTGCTACAGAGAGATTGCCGTACGAGTATAGCTTGACTAAGCGCGGCAAAAAAGATTTGACGGGCGAAGACAAAGATTTATACGGAAAAGATACGTCTTACGATGATTCTGTAACTAAAGACAATGCTAACGATACGTCTAAGCAGTTCGATGGAAAGTACACTTTCACGCTTAACGGCAAGACTTACTCCATCACTCGTCCTAACAATTTGCCAAAAGACTACGTGTTTAAAGGCTGGGCTGTTGATCAAGCTGGTAGTCAGCTTATAAATGGCGAGAGTGAAGATGCTAAAGGTGAAAGCAAAGATAAAAGCAAAGCTAAAGATATTACAATGCCAGTTAATGGCATTAAGCTTTATGCTGCGTGGGGTAAGCCAACCAATATTAAGCACACGGTAACGTTTAACTACAATATGCCGAATATCGATGGGAACGGTAATGAGGTAGCTGGCACAAACGTAGTTAAGAAAAAGGAGTTCGCTCGCTACCATGTTATTGACGAAAAGGATGAAATAGGCACTCCAACTCGTAAAGGCTACGACTTCTACGGTTGGGAAATCAACAAGAATGGCAAAACTTTGCCGTACGCCTTTGGCAACAAAGTAGTAGAAGATATAACGCTTAACGCAGTGTGGGTGAAGGATACTCGCTACAAAGGCACTTTTAAGCATATATTCTTAAAGCCTGGATACACGATTTCTGACTATAAGAATGCTGTTACGAAAGAGGCCAAAGCTGCGATGGTAGACCATACCGCCGAGCAAACGGTTTCCGGCTTGCGCGAGCATTTGCGCTACAATGCGGAAGCAGTCTATAGTGACGAAACGCACTTCCCAGATAAGCATTTCACGAGCTTTGAAGCTTCGAGTACTGAATCTGAGAATACTGGCGAGTTTATTTACCAAACTTATAATATGCGCAAGTACAAAGTTCGCTATGTAACTATTGGTAAGGACGGTAAAGAAAAGGAGCTTCTTCCAGAAAGCGAAGTTAGCTCTGTAAATAGAAAGTATGACGTAGTATTCTACAAGCCTATTGAAGGCTTTAAGCCAGAAAATACGCAGCAGCGTATTGAATACGTTACTGATGCTTACGGCAAGCAAAAAGCTGACGATATTCGTACTATCACATTTAGATATGATGACGTACGCGTGCTTAAGCGTAAGGACGATTATCAAGCTCGCCCAGATCACTACACGCGTTACGTGTTTAAAGTGGCTGATGGTCAAGACTCTATGGGCAGCGTTGTTGACTGGCAGAACAAGGATGTAGCTGACGGCTCTGCTCTTGTGTACGACGCAATTAAGGGCACAAAAGCTTATCAAATGCCACTTCCAACAGTGAAAGCAAAGCCTGGATTTGAGTTTGCAGGCTGGACTTCGAAAGTCGGTTCGTCTGAAGTTGGCTCGCATACGCTTCAGTATTCCGATGGTGTAAATCGCTTGCCGATTCGCTCCGAAGAGCAGAACAATCCTGAGGTAATTTACACTGCTAACTTCAAGATAAAAGCTCCTGTTGCAATTGATACTAAGGTTTTGAAGCCAATAGATACTTTGAATCCGGCTGATCCAACTGCAGCTAAAGCTCTTATAACGAATGCTGATGAGTATCCAAGTGATGCTACGTTCTCATTCGGTAAAGACGAAAAGTTTGACAACACTCCAGGCTTGCACAAGATTAAAGTGCAAGTGCATCTTGATGGCAACATTGCTGAAACTGAAGTGCTGTACCGCACGCTGCCGGATTTGGTGTACGGAAGCGAGTGGGAGAAGTTTAAGGCTACTGACTACGGTAGCAAGCATAAAGACGAGTACGTGCCGATTACCTTTACCGGTAAGAACGATGAAGGCACTATTATTGGTCACGATGGAGATAATTCTAATCATCCTGATGACGGAGACACTACGCTTACTGCGTACGTTTATAAAGGTAAGGATGTTAGAATCCGCGTGCCGCAAGCTTTCGGTAAGGATCATAGTGCCGATAATTACCACTACGTGTTTAAGGGCTGGGCAACTAATGTTGTAAAGCCGACTGCTGAGAATCCGAATCCAGAGCAGAAGTACGATATCGATTCTGAAGGTCGTTATAAGGATGTTAAGGTTAACGATAATTCCGGCATAACTTATAACGCTGTTTACAAGAAGATTGAATACTTCTCGAGTTCCTCTGACGGCGGTGAAGTTCCTAAAGATGCTGTAGTTGCAATCTTCAAGCCTGCTCCAGGACGATTGTGGAGTGACGGCACGAGTGGACCTAAAGTGTTCTACGTAAAGAAGGGCACTGATATTTCCCAAATTACGAAGATCATTAATGGAAAGCAAGTGAATGTTCTTGAGATGCTGAAAGGCAGTCTCACTGGAGCTACTGGCACTTGGAAACGAAGCAGTATGCTTAATGACGGTAAGAAAGTTACTGAAGTTAAAGATGTTGCTGACGTGACCGGTGATTGGAAAGATGGCTGGAAAGTCAATGAACCATTCCAAGAGTTCGTGGCAGATCAAACCCCTTGGACAGAGCCAGCAGTGCAGACTGATTACCTTGTTGCTGTGCAAGATGACCCTGACACGCTTCCAAAGCTAACCGATTTTATAACTAATATGCCTCAACTCAAAGCAGATGCTGCTGTGAATAATGGCATAGAAGACATAAAAGTCGAATACGATTTACCAACTGAAGCTGAACAAAATAAGTTTAAACAAAAAATGCTTAAGAAGCCTGCTTTGTACACTGTTCCTTTGAAAGTTACAGTTAAGTATAAGGATGCAGTGGATTACAAGGCTTATAGACTTGTAGGACGCTTAAAAGTGCTTTATCAGCTTATGTATCCAGAAAGCTTGCCGAAGAATGATAGTCAACAGTCGAGTTTGCAAACTGGTGCTAATGCTGAACGCAAACTAGTTTTTGATAAGACTAAGTATGTTTCAGTCAACTTTATAAATGCTCAGAGTGATAATAAGTCACCAAATGGCAAGGGTGAATTTGCTGAAGGTTCGCGCGAGTTGTACTACGCGTATAAGCAATCTGCTAGTGGCGTTCGTGCACCGCAGGTTATTGGCAAGGATTACGATGCAAAAGGATACCATTACGAGTTCCAAGGCTGGGAGATGCAGGCAGCTACTGCACCTGTAGCAAATTCGACCAACACGCCAAATATTACGAATGGTACAAATACTGCTGCATCAGTAGTCCCTGTTGTGACACTTGTTGCTACTGCGGCTCCAACACCTACTACTGTGTCGAATCCACCAAAAATTAAGCTATATTCTAGTGCTGAAATTGCTGGTATGAAGTTTAGTGGGAACACCACTTTTATAGCACGTTATAAGCTTGTGCCAAACGTAATTGACGCTTCTCAACAAGACGATATTCCAGATGGCTACGTTGCAACCATATTCCTTCCAGGATTTGGTAGAACGTGGGCTGACGGTTCGTATAAGCCAAAACTTCTGTATATTCGTCACGGAAAAGATAAAGAAGATAACATTAAGTTTGCTCAAAAAGTTGCAAACGATACTGCTGCAGAACTTTCCGGTTTTACAAAGTGGCAAATGTATGATGCAAAGAGCCGTAAGTCAAACATACTCTTACACGACAATTGGGATATCAGCAGGCCGCGCATTTTCGTTGCTGAACAAAATGGCGCTGATGGTGTGAAGATTCCAGAAACAGTTGTTGGCGTTGGAGATAAGATTCCAAACGTCAATAAGCTCGTACATAGTGCTGACCCTAAAGTGAGTGTATCTGTAGATGAGAATGCTAAGGTTGATGTTTCAAAGCCTGGAATTTCAACAATTATGGTGAATGTAACTAAGCCTACTGATGAAATTGATAAGACTATAGGAAAGCAAAAAACTGTTACAACTAAGTTGCCTGTGCATGTGTATGTTTTGCCTAACGTGATTGCAGATAACGATTTGCCGGCTAAGGGCACTGCTGCGGCTAAGTTCATAGAAAAGAACTACACGAAGGTGACGTATGTAGCTGGTAAGGGCGGAAGTTTGCAAAAATCGCCTCTTGAGAGTGCTGGCGACAAGATAGTTTCAGTATATTGGGTACGAAACGGCGCTACTAATTTGCTTATGCCAGTTCCAGATGTGCTTGCCGATAAGGGCTACGTGTTCAAGGATTGGTCGTCTAATACGACTGAAAAGCCAGCGGCTCTGGCAGATAAACGCAAGGCCACAGAAGAAGAACGAGAAGCTTTGGCTCGAATGGCAATTATGGATGGTATGCCATATGTAGCAAAGTTGATTCGTAACTCAGATAAATATACGCTTGCTGCTTTGCAAAATCTCCTGAACGAAGCGCAAAAGCAACATGCTGCGCAAGTCTACAATGCTAAGCGTGAAGAATTAGCTCAGGTTGCTGAAAGAAATCATAAGACTGATCTAGCTTCTGAAATTCATCAGTCTCATGATTCCTTACAAAAGATTAAGGATAAGCTTGTCCAAAATGGCATTGATGTTGACAAAGTCATTGAGCAAGTTCATGAAAAGACTTTGCTTGTAAAACTTGCTAAAGAAGCTGGACAACCATGGCTTGCCAAGCAAATTTCCAATTCTATGTATTCTTCAATAGAAGCGCTGAAGAATTTGATGCAAGAAGCAGGAATAGACTTAACATTTGCTAATCTTGAGAACGCAATTGATAGTTATGTTCTTGATGAACAGCGAGAAGTGCTCGCTGAGCTTGCTGATGAAGCAGATAAGCCATTTGTTGCAAAGATAATTCGCAGCTCCAAGAAGTCTAGTTTGGAAGCTTTGAAGCAGGTTTTGCGCAATGCTGGAGTAAATCCAGAGATTTCGCTGCCAAAGCCTCACTCAAAACACGAAATCACTATTACTGCAAACTTCGAGAAGATGGCTCCTATGAGGTTTAAGTTTAGTGGTTCTGCTCGCGAGGGTATGTTAACGAACTTTACTTTGCAAAACATGACTGAAGGATCTGGCGATGCTACTAACAAGATTACGGTAGATGGTAAGGAAGTAACCATTAACGAGTTAATCTCAAAGGTTACGAATTCTGTAAACGGTATTAACGCAACCTGCGCTGGTACTGCATGCAAGATTTCCGGCACTCCTAAGATTGTGAATGGAAAGCCAAAAGTTGAGCTAACGTTTACTACTACCGATAAGTATGGTCGCGAAGCGGAAATTGCTGTTGAAATTGATGTGATTTCTGAGAGCAAACCAAACTCTCCAACTCCAGCACCAATTCCAAGTCCAGCACCAGCGCCTGAGCAGCCAACTCCAGTGCCTGAGCAAGTTATTCCTTCTCTTGATTCTTCTACTTCATATGACGTAACTATTGAGGATGAAAAGAAGCAAGAAAAGGATCTAAAAGAAACTGTTGAAGCAAAGCTGGAATTAGCTAAAACTGGTAGCGACACGGTTTCTTCTGCATCTGCTGGTATTTTGTCGGCAGCAATCGCAGCAATTGGTCTTGCGGTGGTAAAGACTGGCAAGCACCATCGCAAGCGTCGCAATAATAAATAA